The DNA window AAGGGGTGAGTTGGGAGGCAAACTTTTGTCAAAGAGTTCCGGACTTAGATGACCACCAAAAGACAATCTTTTTCGCTTGCCTAAAGGCTGAGGTAACAGATCACCGCTCTTCCTCTTCTGAGACACTCTTTTTGTGTTACCTaaacaaaaaatagcaataattgAATATATCTCCACAAATCAAAGAATCCAGGAAGTCACCATTTTAACCAGCACAGGAAACAAGGCTTACTTGGgcattttaaaggcagaaacATATTAGAAAGTAACTCATTTACATTCAATTGGAGAAAATTTTATAGAAATTACTGGTTATTTTTAGggtcatatatataaaaacatgatGTTACAGAACCAACGTATCAgcaattaattatatatttaaatggaaaaattctcACGAAAATTAAGAGATTTTCTCCAATTAAGTGCCAACAAGGCGCGAAATCTATTTACCTGATTCTTCTTCAGCCAACAGGTCAGAAACATTCATTTCTGCAACAGCCTCATTGCCTTCCAGTACACTAGCACTTCCCAAAGACCTTTTTGATGATGATCTCCGAGGTCTTAGAACACAAGTATCTTCCAAATCTGATTTCTGATTACACCCATTGGTGGCCAGATCTTGTTGAGTTCCACTGTCCTGTCTGTCTACAGTCTTATTGTCGTGTTCTTCAACTGCATTTGTCTCCAGTGCTTTCTCAGTTCGCAGTTCAGAGGTCCTCGGCCTAcccctttttcttccagagcCAGATTTCTGACTAGCAGGAGATGCCAGTTCTGATGTTATCTCTCCTGAAGTTGGTGTCTCTGAATGGAtgcttttgtttacaaattCTTTACTTTGTCTGACATTTCTTCTGGGACTCTTGGAATTAGAAGCAGGAGACTCAGAATCTCTCTTTTTTGAATCTACATTTGTCTGATCACAGATTTCTTTCAGCACTTCTACTTTCCCCGATTTTCTTGGTGTATGTTGTTTACTGTTTCGTCTCtggtttatgcatttattttctgccaaaggctGTTGTTGGAGGCTATCATTTCTGCACACTGAATCTTCCCTttgaatttcagctgaaatttctgaaaaagatttgTGTTCCAACAACACATCTCCTCGAGCTGTCGGAGTACCAATATTTACAGAATCCACCCCAGTAGCTTCGTTGGTAGGTGACATGAAACAAGATCGAGGACTCTTCCTTCTGGGGGTTGGTGTAGACATAACATGTTTGTCTACTTCAGAAACGTTTGTCATGTTTGTTGTCTGTgctattttctctgctgttattGCAGAGTTGTAGATTTTCACCTCATCTGCATAACCCAAGCGTTCTATggagcatggctgcagcagACATGCTGCATTTCTGTCATTCTCCTTACTGGGTTTGGGTGTTTTGGCTGGAACTTCAGTGCCTTTAGATTTACCTGGTGTACTTTCTTCCTTATGATCTTGCAAGTTACTTCTCCTGAGAATACTTTTTGTCATCTCCTTTGAAACAGAAGTTCGCGGACTTCTGGTAAAACATTTCTTGGTAGCACTTCCTACCATTGAGATTTGATTAAGTTCTGAACTAATtacttcttgtttcattttatattcttcattattttcacttatgccaatttctttttcttcagtaggGCTTACATGATCACAACTTGATGCGAT is part of the Anas platyrhynchos isolate ZD024472 breed Pekin duck chromosome 25, IASCAAS_PekinDuck_T2T, whole genome shotgun sequence genome and encodes:
- the LOC139998553 gene encoding uncharacterized protein isoform X2 — protein: MSKALPVKLQTPKSSYKIKQSTRKQTEMSPFSKLYETLKHEIKVKKTLQGGNVPEKAGKEGGKGALQEPSAQIASSCDHVSPTEEKEIGISENNEEYKMKQEVISSELNQISMVGSATKKCFTRSPRTSVSKEMTKSILRRSNLQDHKEESTPGKSKGTEVPAKTPKPSKENDRNAACLLQPCSIERLGYADEVKIYNSAITAEKIAQTTNMTNVSEVDKHVMSTPTPRRKSPRSCFMSPTNEATGVDSVNIGTPTARGDVLLEHKSFSEISAEIQREDSVCRNDSLQQQPLAENKCINQRRNSKQHTPRKSGKVEVLKEICDQTNVDSKKRDSESPASNSKSPRRNVRQSKEFVNKSIHSETPTSGEITSELASPASQKSGSGRKRGRPRTSELRTEKALETNAVEEHDNKTVDRQDSGTQQDLATNGCNQKSDLEDTCVLRPRRSSSKRSLGSASVLEGNEAVAEMNVSDLLAEEESGNTKRVSQKRKSGDLLPQPLGKRKRLSFGGHLSPELFDKSLPPNSPLKRGAIPARLSLPFGGSPRAVLKKAQGLKHFAVQ
- the LOC139998553 gene encoding uncharacterized protein isoform X1, which translates into the protein MSKALPVKLQTPKSSYKIKQSTRKQTEMSPFSKLYETLKHEIKVKKTLQGGNVPEKAGKEGGKGALQEPSAQIASSCDHVSPTEEKEIGISENNEEYKMKQEVISSELNQISMVGSATKKCFTRSPRTSVSKEMTKSILRRSNLQDHKEESTPGKSKGTEVPAKTPKPSKENDRNAACLLQPCSIERLGYADEVKIYNSAITAEKIAQTTNMTNVSEVDKHVMSTPTPRRKSPRSCFMSPTNEATGVDSVNIGTPTARGDVLLEHKSFSEISAEIQREDSVCRNDSLQQQPLAENKCINQRRNSKQHTPRKSGKVEVLKEICDQTNVDSKKRDSESPASNSKSPRRNVRQSKEFVNKSIHSETPTSGEITSELASPASQKSGSGRKRGRPRTSELRTEKALETNAVEEHDNKTVDRQDSGTQQDLATNGCNQKSDLEDTCVLRPRRSSSKRSLGSASVLEGNEAVAEMNVSDLLAEEESGNTKRVSQKRKSGDLLPQPLGKRKRLSFGGHLSPELFDKSLPPNSPLKRGAIPARLSLPFGGSPRAVLKKAQGLKHFAVQNFLYVCKKKKCHQKNCQPRRPQLPLPLTLEKQHRSFLQALQHLTQKGVSLFRTSQHHHQLQKSRTVLQKI